The Marinilabiliales bacterium genomic interval GCAAACCAGCACAGTCAACTTTGCCATAACGGCAAGATACTAAAAAACGGCAAGCTGCAGCAACAGGAGGATTGATGGAAGGCGGGGCGGGCGAAGAATGGCCGAAGGCGGTATGGGGGTGGCCCTGGCGGGGCGGGCGGAGTATTGCTGAAGCCATGATTGGGGTGGCCCTGGCGGGGCGGGGTAGAGATCTTCGAAGGCGGTATGGGGGTGGCCCTGGCAGGCCCGGGCGAAGAATGGCCGAAGCCAGGTTTGGTGATCAATATGAAACCTGGACCCGGGGTCCTGTCTCCCTTACCTTTGCGGCAATGTTGTCGAGCTCTTCCGGCGGCACCTTGTAAAGACCCTCCGAAGGTGTATCCCTGGCTATGGTATATACCATCACCATTTCAGGCTGCAACCTTTCAACCAGCTTCAGCCAGTCACCCACCTCACCCGGCGAGGCATTATCGATCTCAACACCATTATAAACACCCCTGACAAAAAGCGTCTGCAGGATGAACCGGCCATTGAACCGGGCTATATTTTCAATCGTCCTGTCCAGGCTGAACCCCTCTCCAGGCTGGTTAAGCAACCGAACCGTAGCTTCCCGGGCCGAATCTATCTTCAGGATGTTCTGGTCAACCTTTGCGAGTGCTTCAAAAACAGAAGGATCATCAAGCATGGTGGCGTTGGAGAGAACAGCTATAAGCGCATTGGGAGCCAGCCGGTCACGGATCTCCAGGGTGTCATTTATAACACCGGCAAATTCAGGATGCAGGGTAGGCTCCCCGTTGCCGGCAAAGGTAATGGTATCGGGCTTTTCACCCATGGCAGCCATGCCATGCAGTTTTTTCTCAAGCTCCTCCTTTACCAGTACCCCTGGAGGAAACCCTTCCGGTTCATAAGGCCCCTCATTGGTCCAGCCGCATTCGCAGTAAATACAGTTGAAGCTGCACCATTTCCTGTCACCGGGCAACAGGTTTATGCCGAGTGAAACACCCAGCCGCCTGCTCCTTACAGGTCCGAATACAACACGGTCAAACAGGAATGTAGCCATCCGAATTTAAATTGGAGGCGAACATAAGGCTTTTTTTTAAAAAAACAGAGCGGCTTGTGCTGAAAATGCATCGCCGGGCAGCAGTTTGCCCCTTATGATAATAATCATTGTATGCAGTTATATTCAGTGTAATTTTGCAATGGTAAGAAAAACCCTCATAACCTAAAACGATGTCAGGAACCATTTCCCCGGAACCATTTGTTTGGAAAGACGAGTACAAGGTCGGAGTTAAGGCTATAGATGAGCACCGAGAGAAGTTTTTCGGCATTATCAACAACCTCAAGAAAGCAATTACAGACAAGGACTGCCAGGTCGAAGTATCCAACGTCTTTTTCTCACTGGTACATTACGCCGAGCATTACCTCATCAATGAGGAGATATGGTTCAAGGAATCGGGTTATCCTGGTTTTTCAAAGCACAAAGAGAGCCACAACAATTTCATAAACAGGATCATCCAGTTCAAGGAAGAATATCAGCAAGGAAAGAAAGAGGTTTGCGAAGATATGTACTTCTTTCTCGAGAACTGGCTCATCAACCACATACT includes:
- a CDS encoding radical SAM protein, which encodes MATFLFDRVVFGPVRSRRLGVSLGINLLPGDRKWCSFNCIYCECGWTNEGPYEPEGFPPGVLVKEELEKKLHGMAAMGEKPDTITFAGNGEPTLHPEFAGVINDTLEIRDRLAPNALIAVLSNATMLDDPSVFEALAKVDQNILKIDSAREATVRLLNQPGEGFSLDRTIENIARFNGRFILQTLFVRGVYNGVEIDNASPGEVGDWLKLVERLQPEMVMVYTIARDTPSEGLYKVPPEELDNIAAKVRETGPRVQVSY